In the genome of Sardina pilchardus chromosome 14, fSarPil1.1, whole genome shotgun sequence, one region contains:
- the LOC134101122 gene encoding glutamine synthetase-like has product MSVSESSLLPKTLRQHYLSLPQGKNCQVTYVWIDGSGEGLRNKTRTLEEEPKSIADIPEWNFDGSSTDQAEGSNSDMFLIPVCMFRDPFTLDPNKLVLCEVLKYNRKPAETNHRRKCNQVMEKVKDEHPWFGMEQEYTLLGINGHPYGWPENGFPGPQGPYYCGVGANCAYGRDIVECHYKACLYAGVKICGTNAEVMPSQWEFQVGPSEGIDMGDHLWMARFLLHRVCEDFGVVASLDPKPMKGNWNGAGCHTNFSTEAMREEGGLQHIEDAIEKLSSKHKEHIRVYDPRGGLDNMRRLTGKHETSSIEDFSAGVANRGASIRIPRQVGQDKCGYFEDRRPSANCDPYAVTGAIARTCLLPEEENDEEA; this is encoded by the exons ATGTCTGTGTCGGAAAGCTCCCTCCTGCCTAAGACCCTGCGCCAGCACTACCTCTCGCTTCCCCAGGGCAAGAACTGCCAGGTGACCTATGTGTGGATCGACGGCTCCGGGGAGGGCCTGCGGAACAAGACCCGAACCCTGGAGGAAGAGCCCAAGAGCATCGCTG ACATCCCTGAATGGAACTTTGATGGCTCCAGCACAGACCAGGCAGAAGGCTCCAACAGCGACATGTTTCTCATCCCTGTCTGCATGTTCAGGGACCCCTTCACCTTGGACCCCAACAAACTTGTCCTGTGTGAGGTTCTCAAGTATAACCGCAagcctgcag AGACAAACCACCGTCGCAAATGCAATCAGGTGATGGAGAAGGTCAAAGATGAGCACCCATGGTTCGGGATGGAGCAGGAGTACACCCTCCTAGGGATAAACGGACACCCGTACGGCTGGCCCGAAAATGGCTTCCCTGGGCCCCAGG GACCATACTACTGTGGAGTGGGAGCTAACTGTGCCTATGGCAGAGACATTGTAGAGTGCCACTACAAGGCCTGCCTCTATGCCGGAGTGAAGATCTGTGGCACCAATGCTGAAGTCATGCCCTCACAG TGGGAGTTCCAGGTTGGTCCATCAGAGGGGATAGACATGGGAGACCATCTGTGGATGGCCCGGTTCCTGCTGCATCGGGTCTGTGAGGACTTTGGGGTGGTTGCCTCTCTGGACCCCAAACCCATGAAAGGGAACTGGAACGGTGCTGGTTGTCACACCAACTTCAGCACGGAAGCaatgagagaagaggggggactGCA ACACATTGAAGACGCCATTGAGAAACTCAGCAGCAAACACAAAGAGCACATCCGTGTGTACGATCCTCGTGGTGGCCTGGACAACATGAGACGCCTCACTGGCAAGCACGAGACATCCAGCATTGAGGACTTCTCTGCCGGCGTGGCTAATCGCGGGGCCAGTATCAGAATCCCGCGTCAGGTCGGTCAGGATAAATGTGGGTACTTCGAGGACAGGCGACCTTCCGCGAACTGTGACCCGTATGCGGTCACTGGCGCAATAGCTCGCACCTGCCTCCTGCCCGAAGAGGAAAATGACGAAGAGGCTTGA